The following proteins are co-located in the Vigna unguiculata cultivar IT97K-499-35 chromosome 9, ASM411807v1, whole genome shotgun sequence genome:
- the LOC114164122 gene encoding uncharacterized protein LOC114164122 isoform X1, whose amino-acid sequence MGGDGRVEVVSGKGCSRLFSSSLPSFRDLQPLEPMSPVSSSVQVPSSTAPFAGLVICVTGLSKEARNQVMEATERLGGLYSPNLHPQCTHLVVQSFGGRKFEHALKHGAKNGLFIVTLGWFVDSVRKNVRLSESHYRVKSYGDNNVLMEDFRLLSEYTNADNHCLPARIHQVKKANNVEELQRFSVRESIRNSDSTLSGCSIFVDPDISSELRNKVIETASREGANLVEQWFVGCNVSHVVTEGTSIQRYLGYCNNLITPLWIIKTAKEKYVRRLVHMSVDLAKQVGLMLEDVNSGVSGKEVIKQEATDYPLDSESEVGYEERQQIVNSAKIGVRNRRGRRMQTCQTPIRPITPTNLLDSICWSISDSTSTASIYTDSFSVEDPSENHASIFFDAKGDGKDSEASFSNSTRPLTESEKSELIFKNHFLTILFPIDRFSEMGPSSRTFFSHNGFTCLQVLDHIHAFYQENMSRQEIEVAIHSDSRHADRLRSVYSNKETTARGHVIFKRVEFLGSRTSFEMLKRVSGENNSNVYELLLRA is encoded by the exons tcttcacttcCTTCGTTCAGAGATTTGCAACCATTGGAGCCAATGTCTCCTGTTTCGTCCTCTGTGCAAGTGCCATCATCAACTGCTCCTTTTGCTGGTCTCGTCATATGCGTCACTGGTTTATCTAAAG AAGCAAGGAATCAGGTCATGGAGGCTACAGAGAGATTAGGTGGCCTGTATAGCCCTAATTTGCATCCTCAATGTACCCATTTGGTGGTTCAG AGTTTTGGTGGACGTAAGTTTGAGCATGCACTGAAGCATGGAGCAAAAAATGGGCTTTTTATTGTCACACTGGGTTGGTTTGTGGATAGCGTCAGGAAAAATG TGAGGTTGAGCGAATCACATTATAGAGTGAAGAGTTATGGGGATAACAACGTGCTCATGGAAGATTTTAGGCTGCTTTCTGAGTATACAAATGCAGATAATCATTGTCTTCCGGCAAGAATCCACCAAGTGAAGAAAGCTAATAACGTTGAGGAACTTCAGAGATTCTCCGTGAGAGAGTCTATCAGAAATTCGGACTCAACTTTGTCTGGCTGCTCCATCTTTGTTGATCCAGACATTTCATCTGAGTTGAGGAACAAG GTTATTGAGACTGCTTCAAGAGAAGGTGCTAATTTGGTGGAACAATGGTTTGTTGGCTGCAATGTTAGTCATGTAGTAACTGAAGGGACATCAATCCAAAGATACCTTGGATATTGTAATAACCTCATTACA CCTCTGTGGATAATCAAAACAGCTAAGGAGAAATATGTGCGAAGGCTTGTTCACATGTCTGTTGATTTGGCAAAGCAAGTTGGCCTGATGCTTGAAGACGTTAATAGTGGCGTTTCAGGAAAA GAAGTAATAAAGCAAGAAGCCACTGACTATCCTCTGGATAGTGAAAGTGAAGTCGGCTATGAAGAAAGACAACAAATTGTGAACTCTGCAAAAATTGGAGTCAGAAATCGCCGTGGCCGTCGAATGCAG ACTTGTCAGACTCCAATACGTCCTATAACACCCACCAACCTTCTAGACTCTATCTGCTGGTCTATATCTGACTCAACTTCAACTGCTTCCATCTACACAGACTCTTTTAGTGTTGAAGATCCTAGTGAAAATCACGCTTCAATATTTTTCGACGCAAAAGGGGATGGCAAGGATTCAGAAGCTTCATTTTCGAACTCCACTCGTCCTCTGACAGAAAG TGAGAAATCCGAGTTGATATTCAAAAACCATTTCCTTACCATACTCTTCCCAATTGACCGTTTTTCCGAGATGGGTCCTTCATCAAGAACGTTTTTCAGCCATAATGGTTTTACGTGTCTTCAGGTGTTGGATCATATACATGCATTTTATCAG GAGAACATGTCAAGGCAGGAAATTGAAGTTGCAATTCACAGTGATTCAAGACACGCTGATAGGCTTCGATCAGTGTACTCAAATAAGGAAACAACAGCACGTGGCCATGTAATATTCAAAAGGGTTGAATTCTTGGGTAGtcgaacaagttttgaaatgttgaagCGTGTAAGTGGGGAAAACAACTCCAACGTTTATGAGCTATTACTTAGGGCCTAA
- the LOC114164122 gene encoding uncharacterized protein LOC114164122 isoform X2 has protein sequence MSPVSSSVQVPSSTAPFAGLVICVTGLSKEARNQVMEATERLGGLYSPNLHPQCTHLVVQSFGGRKFEHALKHGAKNGLFIVTLGWFVDSVRKNVRLSESHYRVKSYGDNNVLMEDFRLLSEYTNADNHCLPARIHQVKKANNVEELQRFSVRESIRNSDSTLSGCSIFVDPDISSELRNKVIETASREGANLVEQWFVGCNVSHVVTEGTSIQRYLGYCNNLITPLWIIKTAKEKYVRRLVHMSVDLAKQVGLMLEDVNSGVSGKEVIKQEATDYPLDSESEVGYEERQQIVNSAKIGVRNRRGRRMQTCQTPIRPITPTNLLDSICWSISDSTSTASIYTDSFSVEDPSENHASIFFDAKGDGKDSEASFSNSTRPLTESEKSELIFKNHFLTILFPIDRFSEMGPSSRTFFSHNGFTCLQVLDHIHAFYQENMSRQEIEVAIHSDSRHADRLRSVYSNKETTARGHVIFKRVEFLGSRTSFEMLKRVSGENNSNVYELLLRA, from the exons ATGTCTCCTGTTTCGTCCTCTGTGCAAGTGCCATCATCAACTGCTCCTTTTGCTGGTCTCGTCATATGCGTCACTGGTTTATCTAAAG AAGCAAGGAATCAGGTCATGGAGGCTACAGAGAGATTAGGTGGCCTGTATAGCCCTAATTTGCATCCTCAATGTACCCATTTGGTGGTTCAG AGTTTTGGTGGACGTAAGTTTGAGCATGCACTGAAGCATGGAGCAAAAAATGGGCTTTTTATTGTCACACTGGGTTGGTTTGTGGATAGCGTCAGGAAAAATG TGAGGTTGAGCGAATCACATTATAGAGTGAAGAGTTATGGGGATAACAACGTGCTCATGGAAGATTTTAGGCTGCTTTCTGAGTATACAAATGCAGATAATCATTGTCTTCCGGCAAGAATCCACCAAGTGAAGAAAGCTAATAACGTTGAGGAACTTCAGAGATTCTCCGTGAGAGAGTCTATCAGAAATTCGGACTCAACTTTGTCTGGCTGCTCCATCTTTGTTGATCCAGACATTTCATCTGAGTTGAGGAACAAG GTTATTGAGACTGCTTCAAGAGAAGGTGCTAATTTGGTGGAACAATGGTTTGTTGGCTGCAATGTTAGTCATGTAGTAACTGAAGGGACATCAATCCAAAGATACCTTGGATATTGTAATAACCTCATTACA CCTCTGTGGATAATCAAAACAGCTAAGGAGAAATATGTGCGAAGGCTTGTTCACATGTCTGTTGATTTGGCAAAGCAAGTTGGCCTGATGCTTGAAGACGTTAATAGTGGCGTTTCAGGAAAA GAAGTAATAAAGCAAGAAGCCACTGACTATCCTCTGGATAGTGAAAGTGAAGTCGGCTATGAAGAAAGACAACAAATTGTGAACTCTGCAAAAATTGGAGTCAGAAATCGCCGTGGCCGTCGAATGCAG ACTTGTCAGACTCCAATACGTCCTATAACACCCACCAACCTTCTAGACTCTATCTGCTGGTCTATATCTGACTCAACTTCAACTGCTTCCATCTACACAGACTCTTTTAGTGTTGAAGATCCTAGTGAAAATCACGCTTCAATATTTTTCGACGCAAAAGGGGATGGCAAGGATTCAGAAGCTTCATTTTCGAACTCCACTCGTCCTCTGACAGAAAG TGAGAAATCCGAGTTGATATTCAAAAACCATTTCCTTACCATACTCTTCCCAATTGACCGTTTTTCCGAGATGGGTCCTTCATCAAGAACGTTTTTCAGCCATAATGGTTTTACGTGTCTTCAGGTGTTGGATCATATACATGCATTTTATCAG GAGAACATGTCAAGGCAGGAAATTGAAGTTGCAATTCACAGTGATTCAAGACACGCTGATAGGCTTCGATCAGTGTACTCAAATAAGGAAACAACAGCACGTGGCCATGTAATATTCAAAAGGGTTGAATTCTTGGGTAGtcgaacaagttttgaaatgttgaagCGTGTAAGTGGGGAAAACAACTCCAACGTTTATGAGCTATTACTTAGGGCCTAA